The DNA segment GACCAAGAACGAACACCGCGACCGCGGCGCGCTGATGCGCAAGTTTCAAGAGATGGCCAAGCAGCGCATTCCGATCATTGGCGGCGGTGCAGGCACAGGGCTTTCGGCCAAAAGCGAGGAGAGCGGCGGCATTGACCTGATCGTGATCTACAACTCTGGCCGCTACCGCATGGCCGGGCGCGGGTCGCTGGCGGGGCTTCTGGCATACGGCAATGCCAATGAGATCGTGTTGGACATGGCGCGCGAAGTGCTGCCCGTGGTGCACAAAACGCCAGTTCTGGCGGGCGTCAACGGCACTGATCCGTTCGTGATGATGGACCAACATCTGGACCGGCTGAAGGCGCTTGGCTTTGCGGGCGTGCAGAACTTTCCGACGGTCGGGCTGATTGACGGGGTCTTCCGGCAAAATCTGGAAGAAACCGGCATGAGTTATTCATTGGAAGTCGACATGATCCGCATGGCGCAGGAACGCGACCTGCTGACCACGCCATATGTCTTTTCCGCCGATGAAGCCGTGGCCATGGCCAATGCAGGGGCCGATATTCTGGTCATGCATATGGGCCTGACTTCGGGCGGGACCATCGGCGCTGAAACTGTCCGTTCGCTGGATGATTGCGTGGACGACATTGATCTGTGGGCAGAAGCGGCGCTGCGCGTGCGCCCTGATATTCTGATTATCTGCCACGGCGGTCCGATTGCAAC comes from the Roseinatronobacter monicus genome and includes:
- a CDS encoding phosphoenolpyruvate hydrolase family protein — encoded protein: MTQTKNEHRDRGALMRKFQEMAKQRIPIIGGGAGTGLSAKSEESGGIDLIVIYNSGRYRMAGRGSLAGLLAYGNANEIVLDMAREVLPVVHKTPVLAGVNGTDPFVMMDQHLDRLKALGFAGVQNFPTVGLIDGVFRQNLEETGMSYSLEVDMIRMAQERDLLTTPYVFSADEAVAMANAGADILVMHMGLTSGGTIGAETVRSLDDCVDDIDLWAEAALRVRPDILIICHGGPIATPQDAAYVLQKARHCHGFYGASSMERLPTESALCDTTRAFKALTF